In one Brassica oleracea var. oleracea cultivar TO1000 chromosome C9, BOL, whole genome shotgun sequence genomic region, the following are encoded:
- the LOC106314656 gene encoding uncharacterized protein LOC106314656, giving the protein MAVDEQDNPSESTPREAELQRQLEDYKASLKEKLDEHSKQLEQSAEKLTQLDSENLVLRDKNQAINTASNKKRRFRTQVRSMLRLDTPNTARGIARQPSDEAGASGEKVGDTRVHETISSDSEPDSKKEASEGAVALQSSLTTYLEQLFSKKFDAMQCMIERLPGVAPLIRKSNPGSYADTPFTDNIGLIKMPRKFSFPNIKMYDGTGDPDDHIAQYKQRMLAVALPREFREATMCKGFGSTLIGPALQWYINLPIGSISSFAALSDKFVEQFASSRSLEKTSDSLYEILQHRVEPLRDYIARFNQEKVSIPECNITTAISVFKRGLLPDGDLYKELTKYQCKTMEDVLSRAWAQVKWEEDVTSRAKAQQKQDQKAARQDRNDRDERSSKKPTKDQGGRNRGRYMSRPLERAEGMPVSTWPDISHLSVSQPELINALRQMGQQCEFHRDHGHKTEDCIALKIEVNKLLQKGYLREFLSEKVKNLLSKETPTKSAETKPASPPRQDRVIHVISGGSEISGISHAAAKKSTQNAKLGLETSKSKWLLLGTDKISFTAKEKEKVLAPHHDALVVSLTVANCLVRRILVDNGSSSNIIFQAAYQDMGLDESALTRKTTTLVGFSGEVKRTAGEVVLPVYAEGINMSTMFLLVDCQSSYNMILGRPWIHDMGAVPSTLHRMVKFPTPWGIKAVRSDQENSRSCYQTTLKGKTKVL; this is encoded by the exons ATGGCGGTAGATGAGCAAGACAACCCGTCAGAATCTACACCAAGAGAAGCCGAGCTACAAAGGCAACTCGAGGATTACAAAGCCAG CCTGAAGGAAAAGCTAGACGAACACTCGAAGCAGCTGGAGCAAAGTGCTGAGAAGCTTACTCAGCTCGATTCTGAAAACCTTGTTCTCCGAGACAAGAATCAAGCCATCAACACGGCAAGCAACAAGAAACGCCGCTTCCGCACACAGGTCCGATCCATGCTGCGCCTGGACACACCCAACACCGCAAGAGGTATCGCCCGACAACCTTCAGATGAAGCCGGGGCATCAGGAGAAAAAGTTGGAGATACGCGAGTCCATGAAACAATATCCAGCGACTCTGAGCCAGACTCCAAGAAGGAAGCATCTGAAGGAGCCGTGGCATTGCAGTCCTCATTGACCACCTACCTAGAGCAGTTGTTCTCCAAGAAGTTCGACGCCATGCAATGTATGATAGAAAGGCTCCCCGGGGTGGCACCTCTGATTCGGAAAAGTAATCCCGGTTCTTACGCCGATACTCCTTTCACAGACAACATTGGCCTGATCAAGATGCCAAGAAAGTTCTCCTTCCCCAACATAAAGATGTATGACGGCACCGGTGACCCAGACGACCACATCGCTCAGTACAAACAAAGGATGCTAGCTGTAGCACTCCCAAGGGAGTTCCGCGAGGCTACCATGTGCAAGGGATTCGGCTCAACCCTGATCGGACCCGCATTGCAATGGTACATCAACCTACCCATCGGATCCATATCTTCATTCGCGGCCCTCAGCGATAAGTTCGTAGAGCAGTTCGCAAGTAGCCGGAGCCTGGAGAAAACCTCGGACAGCCTCTACGAAATCCTCCAGCATCGGGTCGAACCCCTTCGCGATTATATAGCTCGCTTCAATCAGGAAAAGGTATCGATCCCCGAATGCAACATCACAACGGCAATCTCAGTCTTCAAAAGAGGCTTGCTCCCAGACGGGGATCTCTATAAGGAACTCACCAAGTACCAGTGCAAGACCATGGAAGACGTATTGTCTCGAGCGTGGGCCCAAGTGAAATGGGAAGAGGATGTCACAAGCCGCGCCAAGGCTCAACAGAAACAAGATCAGAAAGCAGCCAGGCAAGACCGAAATGATAGAGACGAGAGGTCCTCCAAGAAACCCACGAAAGACCAAGGAGGCAGGAACCGGGGCAGGTACATGAGCCGTCCACTCGAGAGAGCGGAAGGGATGCCGGTGTCTACCTGGCCAGATATCTCACACTTGTCTGTATCCCAACCAGAGCTAATTAACGCCCTAAGGCAGATGGGTCAACAG TGTGAGTTCCACCGTGACCATGGTCACAAGACGGAGGACTGCATCGCATTAAAGATCGAAGTCAACAAGCTCCTCCAAAAGGGATATCTCCGGGAATTCCTCTCAGAAAAGGTGAAGAACCTCCTAAGCAAGGAGACACCCACGAAATCTGCTGAAACGAAGCCCGCGTCACCACCTCGCCAAGACCGAGTAATCCATGTCATATCCGGAGGTTCAGAGATAAGCGGCATAAGCCATGCAGCTGCAAAGAAGAGCACTCAAAACGCCAAACTTGGTCTGGAGACGTCTAAATCAAAATGGCTACTCTTGGGAACAGACAAGATAAGCTTCACGGCGAAGGAGAAAGAGAAGGTCCTGGCTCCCCATCATGACGCTCTAGTAGTATCGCTTACCGTAGCAAACTGCTTGGTAAGGAGGATCCTAGTAGATAACGGAAGCTCCAGCAACATCATCTTCCAGGCCGCCTATCAGGACATGGGGTTGGATGAAAGTGCCTTAACTAGAAAGACAACCACACTCGTGGGATTCAGCGGAGAGGTGAAGCGAACCGCCGGTGAAGTGGTCCTTCCAGTCTATGCTGAAGGAATCAACATGTCAACTATGTTCCTGCTCGTCGACTGCCAATCATCCTACAACATGATCTTGGGAAGACCATGGATCCATGATATGGGAGCTGTCCCCTCAACACTCCATCGAATGGTGAAGTTCCCTACTCCCTGGGGCATCAAGGCCGTCAGGAGTGATCAAGAAAATTCTCGATCCTGCTACCAGACCACCTTAAAGGGGAAGACAAAGGTCTTATAG